A genomic window from Populus nigra chromosome 7, ddPopNigr1.1, whole genome shotgun sequence includes:
- the LOC133698609 gene encoding histone deacetylase HDT1-like, with protein sequence MSSMEFWGVEVKAGEPLKVEPKDFYMIHLSQAALGESSKKGNESVPLFLKLDEKKLVLGTLSPDKIPQLSFDLVFEREFELSHNWKNGSVFFCGYQAAIPENDSDFSDDGDEIPFEKVENVKFATGTDKAAKPEKPKANPVVPSKDDESDEDDSDDDSDEDDSDDGSEGMSLEEDLDDESDSEDEETPKKAEQSKKRTNDSAIKTPVSSKKAKTATPQKTDGGKAGQVTPHPAKGKAASNGNNPKTPKSGGNFSCKSCERSFGSDGALKSHSQAKHGDK encoded by the exons gTGTTGAAGTCAAGGCTGGTGAGCCTCTTAAAGTGGAACCTAAAGATTTCTATATGATACATCTTTCTCAG GCAGCCCTTGGTGAGTCTTCAAAGAAGGGAAACGAATCAGTTCCCCTTTTCCTAAAGTTGGATGAAAAGAAGCTTGTGTTGGGAACCCTATCTCCTGATAAGATCCCTCAATTGTcctttgatttagtttttgagAGAGAGTTCGAGCTCTCTCACAACTGGAAAAATGGGAGTGTTTTCTTCTGTGGCTACCAAGCTGCTATTCCTGAAAATGATTCTG ATTTTTCTGACGATGGAGATGAAATCCCATTTGAGAAAGTGGAGAATGTGAAGTTTGCTACTGGTACAGATAAAGCTGCCAAGCCTGAAAAACCAAAGGCTAATCCTGTAGTGCCAAGCAAAGATGATGAATCTGACGAGGATGATTCTGATGACGATTCTGATGAGGATGATTCAGACGATGGATCTGAG GGTATGTCTCTTGAAGAAGATTTGGATGATGAATCCGATAGTGAAGATGAAGAGACTCCTAAGAAG GCTGAGCAAAGCAAGAAGAGGACCAATGACTCTGCAATAAAGACACCAGTGTCCTCAAAGAAGGCTAAAACTGCTACCCCTCAGAAGACAg ATGGTGGGAAGGCTGGGCAAGTAACTCCCCACCCTGCAAAGGGAAAAGCTGCGTCAAATGGCAACAACCCCAAGACCCCAAAATCCGGTGGCAATTTCTCCTGCAAATCCTGCGAAAG GTCATTTGGCTCTGATGGTGCTCTGAAGTCGCACTCACAAGCCAAGCATGGTGACAAGTGA